Proteins from one Chelonia mydas isolate rCheMyd1 chromosome 14, rCheMyd1.pri.v2, whole genome shotgun sequence genomic window:
- the LOC114021967 gene encoding zinc finger protein 436-like isoform X6: MAVMEPAQMPVTFEEVAVYFTQGQGALLDPAQRALYRDVMQETSETVTSLGFPIPKPDLITRLEQGEEPWDPDLQTAKERESPRGTRTGDRTVSENKEENPHQEGPEQVERQEMFLRRAEGNFSQCLEQRNAWEDGDRSEMQLGNYPGKKLDESIQHGGGCKDPKETTDQQTSHNKEKPYNCLDCGESFSKSSSLIQHGRIHKGERPYKCIECGKGFIESSSLTKHERIHRGERPYKCPECGKSFSVKSTFNTHQKTHTGEKPHKCLDCGKTFGQNSYLIEHRRIHTGERPYKCLYCGKTFSQRSHLIKHQRIHTGDKPYKCLNCGQSFVDRTKLNNHQRIHTGEKPHKCLDCGKSFIQKSQLIIHQRVHTGDRPYKCLECGKSFSQSSKLITHQRTHTGERPYKCLECGKSFMESSSLIRHGRIHTGERAYKCLECEKNFTENRSLIKHRRIHTGERPYKCLECGKGFIESSSLTKHGRIHTGERPYKCLECGKSFSVKSALNIHQKTHTGEKPHKCLDCGKTFSQISYLIKHGRTHTVERPYKCLDCGKTFSQRSYLIKHGRIHTGERPYKCLDCEKVFNERSALIRHERTHMEEKPHKCLDCGKSFIQTSQLIIHQRVHTGERPFKCCECGESFIQNSKLITHQQIHTGERPYKCLECGKGFSQSSTLITHQRTHTGERPYGCLECGKGFIASSALTKHRRTHTGERPYKCLECGKSFSVKSALNIHQKTHTGEKPHTCLDCGKSFSQRSHLSKHGKIHTGERPSKHLDCAESFNKSSELTKHESIHKSERP; the protein is encoded by the exons GATTccccattcccaaacctgacctgATCACCCggctggaacaaggggaagagcCGTGGGACCCGGATCTCCAGACCGCCAAGGAAAGGGAGAGCCCGAGAGGCACCCGGACAG gtgatAGGACAGTGAGTGAGAACAAGGAGGAGAATCCGCATCAGGAAGGGCCTGAGCAAGTGGAACGACAGGAGATGTTTTTGAGAAGAGCCGAAGGGAATTTTTCCCAGTGCTTGGAGCAGAGAAATGCCTGGGAAGATGGAGACAGATCAGAGATGCAGCTGGGAAACTATCCTGGGAAGAAACTGGATGAATCCATTCAACATGGCGGAGGATGTAAGGATCCCAAGGAAACCACAGACCAGCAGACAAGTCACAATAAAGAGAAACCCTACAATTGTCTTGACTGTGGGGAAAGTTTTAGCAAAAGTTCATCCCTTATTCAACATGGGCGAATCCACaagggagagagaccctataaatgcatCGAGTGTGGGAAAGGTTTTATTGAAAGTTCATCCCTTACTAAACATGAAAGAATCCACAGAGGAGAAAGACCATATAaatgccctgagtgtgggaaaagtttcagtgtgAAATCAACCTTTAATACACATCAGAAaacccacacgggagagaaaccccataaatgcttggactgtgggaaaacttttggTCAGAACTCATACCTTATTGAACATAGgagaatccacacgggggagAGACCGTATAAATGCCTttactgtgggaaaacttttagTCAGCGCTCACACCTTATtaagcatcagagaatccatacagGTGACAAACCTTATAAATGCCTCAATTGTGGGCAAAGTTTTGTTGACAGAACAAAACTTAataatcatcagagaatccacacaggagagaaaccccataaatgcttggactgtgggaaaagcttcattcagaAGTCACAACTCATTATACACCAGAGAGTGCACACAGGAGACAGACCgtataaatgccttgagtgtgggaaaagttttagtCAGAGCTCAAAGCTTATTACACATCAGCgaacccacacaggagaaagaccttataaatgccttgagtgtggaaAAAGTTTTATGGAAAGTTCATCCCTTATTCGACATGGGCGAATCCATACAGGAGAAAGAgcctataaatgccttgagtgtgagAAAAATTTTACGGAAAATCGATCCCTCATTAAACATAGGAGAATACACACGGGagaaagaccctataaatgccttgaaTGTGGGAAAGGTTTTATTGAAAGTTCATCCCTTACTAAACATGgaagaatccacacgggagaaagaccctataaatgtcttgagtgtgggaaaagtttcagtgtgAAATCAGCCCTTAATATACATCAgaaaacccacacaggagagaaaccccataaatgcttggactgtgggaaaacttttagTCAGATCTCCTACCTTATTAAACATGGGAGAACCCACACGGTAGAGAGACCATATAAatgcctggactgtgggaaaaccttcagtcAGCGTTCATACCTTATTaaacatgggagaatccacacaggagaaagaccctataaatgccttgacTGTGAGAAAGTTTTCAATGAGCGATCAGCCCTTATTAGACATGAGAGAACTCACATGGAAGAGAAACcccataaatgcttggactgtgggaaaagttttattCAGACCTCACAACTTATTATACACCAGAGagtgcacacaggagagagaccctttaaatgctgtgagtgtggggaAAGTTTTATTCAGAACTCAAAGCTTATTACACATCAgcaaatccacacaggagagagaccttacaaatgccttgagtgtgggaaaggtTTTAGTCAGAGTTCAACGCTGAttacacatcagagaacccacacaggagagagaccctatggatgccttgagtgtgggaaaggtTTTATCGCAAGTTCAGCCCTTACTAAACATAGGAGAACtcacacaggagaaagaccctataaatgccttgagtgtgggaaaagtttcagtgtgAAATCAGCCCTTAATATCCATCAgaaaacccacacaggagagaaaccccatacatgcttggactgtgggaaaagttttagtCAGCGTTCACACCTTAGTAAACATGGGaaaatccacacgggagagagaccttCGAAACACCTTGATTGTGCAGAAAGCTTCAATAAGAGTTCAGAGCTTACCAAACATGAGAGCATCCACAAGAGTGAGAGACCCTAG
- the LOC114021967 gene encoding zinc finger protein 436-like isoform X5 has product MAVMEPAQMPVTFEEVAVYFTQGQGALLDPAQRALYRDVMQETSETVTSLGFPIPKPDLITRLEQGEEPWDPDLQTAKERESPRGTRTAGDRTVSENKEENPHQEGPEQVERQEMFLRRAEGNFSQCLEQRNAWEDGDRSEMQLGNYPGKKLDESIQHGGGCKDPKETTDQQTSHNKEKPYNCLDCGESFSKSSSLIQHGRIHKGERPYKCIECGKGFIESSSLTKHERIHRGERPYKCPECGKSFSVKSTFNTHQKTHTGEKPHKCLDCGKTFGQNSYLIEHRRIHTGERPYKCLYCGKTFSQRSHLIKHQRIHTGDKPYKCLNCGQSFVDRTKLNNHQRIHTGEKPHKCLDCGKSFIQKSQLIIHQRVHTGDRPYKCLECGKSFSQSSKLITHQRTHTGERPYKCLECGKSFMESSSLIRHGRIHTGERAYKCLECEKNFTENRSLIKHRRIHTGERPYKCLECGKGFIESSSLTKHGRIHTGERPYKCLECGKSFSVKSALNIHQKTHTGEKPHKCLDCGKTFSQISYLIKHGRTHTVERPYKCLDCGKTFSQRSYLIKHGRIHTGERPYKCLDCEKVFNERSALIRHERTHMEEKPHKCLDCGKSFIQTSQLIIHQRVHTGERPFKCCECGESFIQNSKLITHQQIHTGERPYKCLECGKGFSQSSTLITHQRTHTGERPYGCLECGKGFIASSALTKHRRTHTGERPYKCLECGKSFSVKSALNIHQKTHTGEKPHTCLDCGKSFSQRSHLSKHGKIHTGERPSKHLDCAESFNKSSELTKHESIHKSERP; this is encoded by the exons GATTccccattcccaaacctgacctgATCACCCggctggaacaaggggaagagcCGTGGGACCCGGATCTCCAGACCGCCAAGGAAAGGGAGAGCCCGAGAGGCACCCGGACAG caggtgatAGGACAGTGAGTGAGAACAAGGAGGAGAATCCGCATCAGGAAGGGCCTGAGCAAGTGGAACGACAGGAGATGTTTTTGAGAAGAGCCGAAGGGAATTTTTCCCAGTGCTTGGAGCAGAGAAATGCCTGGGAAGATGGAGACAGATCAGAGATGCAGCTGGGAAACTATCCTGGGAAGAAACTGGATGAATCCATTCAACATGGCGGAGGATGTAAGGATCCCAAGGAAACCACAGACCAGCAGACAAGTCACAATAAAGAGAAACCCTACAATTGTCTTGACTGTGGGGAAAGTTTTAGCAAAAGTTCATCCCTTATTCAACATGGGCGAATCCACaagggagagagaccctataaatgcatCGAGTGTGGGAAAGGTTTTATTGAAAGTTCATCCCTTACTAAACATGAAAGAATCCACAGAGGAGAAAGACCATATAaatgccctgagtgtgggaaaagtttcagtgtgAAATCAACCTTTAATACACATCAGAAaacccacacgggagagaaaccccataaatgcttggactgtgggaaaacttttggTCAGAACTCATACCTTATTGAACATAGgagaatccacacgggggagAGACCGTATAAATGCCTttactgtgggaaaacttttagTCAGCGCTCACACCTTATtaagcatcagagaatccatacagGTGACAAACCTTATAAATGCCTCAATTGTGGGCAAAGTTTTGTTGACAGAACAAAACTTAataatcatcagagaatccacacaggagagaaaccccataaatgcttggactgtgggaaaagcttcattcagaAGTCACAACTCATTATACACCAGAGAGTGCACACAGGAGACAGACCgtataaatgccttgagtgtgggaaaagttttagtCAGAGCTCAAAGCTTATTACACATCAGCgaacccacacaggagaaagaccttataaatgccttgagtgtggaaAAAGTTTTATGGAAAGTTCATCCCTTATTCGACATGGGCGAATCCATACAGGAGAAAGAgcctataaatgccttgagtgtgagAAAAATTTTACGGAAAATCGATCCCTCATTAAACATAGGAGAATACACACGGGagaaagaccctataaatgccttgaaTGTGGGAAAGGTTTTATTGAAAGTTCATCCCTTACTAAACATGgaagaatccacacgggagaaagaccctataaatgtcttgagtgtgggaaaagtttcagtgtgAAATCAGCCCTTAATATACATCAgaaaacccacacaggagagaaaccccataaatgcttggactgtgggaaaacttttagTCAGATCTCCTACCTTATTAAACATGGGAGAACCCACACGGTAGAGAGACCATATAAatgcctggactgtgggaaaaccttcagtcAGCGTTCATACCTTATTaaacatgggagaatccacacaggagaaagaccctataaatgccttgacTGTGAGAAAGTTTTCAATGAGCGATCAGCCCTTATTAGACATGAGAGAACTCACATGGAAGAGAAACcccataaatgcttggactgtgggaaaagttttattCAGACCTCACAACTTATTATACACCAGAGagtgcacacaggagagagaccctttaaatgctgtgagtgtggggaAAGTTTTATTCAGAACTCAAAGCTTATTACACATCAgcaaatccacacaggagagagaccttacaaatgccttgagtgtgggaaaggtTTTAGTCAGAGTTCAACGCTGAttacacatcagagaacccacacaggagagagaccctatggatgccttgagtgtgggaaaggtTTTATCGCAAGTTCAGCCCTTACTAAACATAGGAGAACtcacacaggagaaagaccctataaatgccttgagtgtgggaaaagtttcagtgtgAAATCAGCCCTTAATATCCATCAgaaaacccacacaggagagaaaccccatacatgcttggactgtgggaaaagttttagtCAGCGTTCACACCTTAGTAAACATGGGaaaatccacacgggagagagaccttCGAAACACCTTGATTGTGCAGAAAGCTTCAATAAGAGTTCAGAGCTTACCAAACATGAGAGCATCCACAAGAGTGAGAGACCCTAG
- the LOC114021967 gene encoding zinc finger protein 850-like isoform X7, translated as MFLRRAEGNFSQCLEQRNAWEDGDRSEMQLGNYPGKKLDESIQHGGGCKDPKETTDQQTSHNKEKPYNCLDCGESFSKSSSLIQHGRIHKGERPYKCIECGKGFIESSSLTKHERIHRGERPYKCPECGKSFSVKSTFNTHQKTHTGEKPHKCLDCGKTFGQNSYLIEHRRIHTGERPYKCLYCGKTFSQRSHLIKHQRIHTGDKPYKCLNCGQSFVDRTKLNNHQRIHTGEKPHKCLDCGKSFIQKSQLIIHQRVHTGDRPYKCLECGKSFSQSSKLITHQRTHTGERPYKCLECGKSFMESSSLIRHGRIHTGERAYKCLECEKNFTENRSLIKHRRIHTGERPYKCLECGKGFIESSSLTKHGRIHTGERPYKCLECGKSFSVKSALNIHQKTHTGEKPHKCLDCGKTFSQISYLIKHGRTHTVERPYKCLDCGKTFSQRSYLIKHGRIHTGERPYKCLDCEKVFNERSALIRHERTHMEEKPHKCLDCGKSFIQTSQLIIHQRVHTGERPFKCCECGESFIQNSKLITHQQIHTGERPYKCLECGKGFSQSSTLITHQRTHTGERPYGCLECGKGFIASSALTKHRRTHTGERPYKCLECGKSFSVKSALNIHQKTHTGEKPHTCLDCGKSFSQRSHLSKHGKIHTGERPSKHLDCAESFNKSSELTKHESIHKSERP; from the coding sequence ATGTTTTTGAGAAGAGCCGAAGGGAATTTTTCCCAGTGCTTGGAGCAGAGAAATGCCTGGGAAGATGGAGACAGATCAGAGATGCAGCTGGGAAACTATCCTGGGAAGAAACTGGATGAATCCATTCAACATGGCGGAGGATGTAAGGATCCCAAGGAAACCACAGACCAGCAGACAAGTCACAATAAAGAGAAACCCTACAATTGTCTTGACTGTGGGGAAAGTTTTAGCAAAAGTTCATCCCTTATTCAACATGGGCGAATCCACaagggagagagaccctataaatgcatCGAGTGTGGGAAAGGTTTTATTGAAAGTTCATCCCTTACTAAACATGAAAGAATCCACAGAGGAGAAAGACCATATAaatgccctgagtgtgggaaaagtttcagtgtgAAATCAACCTTTAATACACATCAGAAaacccacacgggagagaaaccccataaatgcttggactgtgggaaaacttttggTCAGAACTCATACCTTATTGAACATAGgagaatccacacgggggagAGACCGTATAAATGCCTttactgtgggaaaacttttagTCAGCGCTCACACCTTATtaagcatcagagaatccatacagGTGACAAACCTTATAAATGCCTCAATTGTGGGCAAAGTTTTGTTGACAGAACAAAACTTAataatcatcagagaatccacacaggagagaaaccccataaatgcttggactgtgggaaaagcttcattcagaAGTCACAACTCATTATACACCAGAGAGTGCACACAGGAGACAGACCgtataaatgccttgagtgtgggaaaagttttagtCAGAGCTCAAAGCTTATTACACATCAGCgaacccacacaggagaaagaccttataaatgccttgagtgtggaaAAAGTTTTATGGAAAGTTCATCCCTTATTCGACATGGGCGAATCCATACAGGAGAAAGAgcctataaatgccttgagtgtgagAAAAATTTTACGGAAAATCGATCCCTCATTAAACATAGGAGAATACACACGGGagaaagaccctataaatgccttgaaTGTGGGAAAGGTTTTATTGAAAGTTCATCCCTTACTAAACATGgaagaatccacacgggagaaagaccctataaatgtcttgagtgtgggaaaagtttcagtgtgAAATCAGCCCTTAATATACATCAgaaaacccacacaggagagaaaccccataaatgcttggactgtgggaaaacttttagTCAGATCTCCTACCTTATTAAACATGGGAGAACCCACACGGTAGAGAGACCATATAAatgcctggactgtgggaaaaccttcagtcAGCGTTCATACCTTATTaaacatgggagaatccacacaggagaaagaccctataaatgccttgacTGTGAGAAAGTTTTCAATGAGCGATCAGCCCTTATTAGACATGAGAGAACTCACATGGAAGAGAAACcccataaatgcttggactgtgggaaaagttttattCAGACCTCACAACTTATTATACACCAGAGagtgcacacaggagagagaccctttaaatgctgtgagtgtggggaAAGTTTTATTCAGAACTCAAAGCTTATTACACATCAgcaaatccacacaggagagagaccttacaaatgccttgagtgtgggaaaggtTTTAGTCAGAGTTCAACGCTGAttacacatcagagaacccacacaggagagagaccctatggatgccttgagtgtgggaaaggtTTTATCGCAAGTTCAGCCCTTACTAAACATAGGAGAACtcacacaggagaaagaccctataaatgccttgagtgtgggaaaagtttcagtgtgAAATCAGCCCTTAATATCCATCAgaaaacccacacaggagagaaaccccatacatgcttggactgtgggaaaagttttagtCAGCGTTCACACCTTAGTAAACATGGGaaaatccacacgggagagagaccttCGAAACACCTTGATTGTGCAGAAAGCTTCAATAAGAGTTCAGAGCTTACCAAACATGAGAGCATCCACAAGAGTGAGAGACCCTAG